A part of Desulfofundulus salinus genomic DNA contains:
- a CDS encoding 5-formyltetrahydrofolate cyclo-ligase — protein MGKGELRKDVLKARGSLSPEEIAEKSGRILRRVLSLEEFQRARTLMAYVDFRNEVQTGALIMESMARGKRVAVPVTDVAGRRLTPSLLLEYPGDLAPGTWGILEPRPERLRPLEPEELDLVVVPGVAFDLKGNRLGYGGGFYDRFLPRTRPDTVWLALAFELQIRPQVYAGPHDCPVHILVTEERVVYTRW, from the coding sequence GTGGGCAAGGGCGAATTAAGAAAAGATGTCTTAAAAGCACGGGGCAGTCTTTCTCCGGAAGAAATAGCCGAAAAAAGCGGGCGGATTTTGCGCCGCGTGCTGTCCCTGGAGGAGTTTCAAAGGGCCCGGACTCTCATGGCCTATGTTGACTTCCGCAACGAGGTGCAGACCGGCGCCCTGATCATGGAATCCATGGCCCGGGGCAAAAGGGTGGCCGTGCCGGTGACCGACGTGGCCGGCAGGCGGCTCACCCCCTCCTTGTTGCTGGAATACCCGGGGGATCTGGCGCCGGGAACCTGGGGCATCCTGGAACCCCGTCCTGAACGCCTGCGCCCCCTTGAGCCGGAGGAACTGGATCTGGTGGTGGTGCCGGGGGTGGCCTTTGATCTCAAGGGCAACCGGCTGGGTTACGGCGGCGGCTTTTATGACCGCTTCCTGCCCCGCACCAGGCCGGATACTGTTTGGCTGGCCCTGGCCTTTGAGTTGCAGATCCGCCCGCAGGTTTATGCCGGCCCCCACGATTGCCCGGTGCACATTCTGGTTACCGAGGAGCGGGTTGTTTACACCCGCTGGTAA
- a CDS encoding formate/nitrite transporter family protein: protein MAVLKPAEILESCGNMGAMRARTGIPKTLMLAFLAGAYIAFGALLMVTVVAGLPQESFGTLTKFIGGALFPIGLIMVILGGADLFTGDVMYNTVGLFQGKMGAGELFRNWFFAYAGNFLGAIFVVYLAMSSGFLSAEPWLGWIQKIAVTKTSLTFEQAFWRGVGCNWLVCMACWLAMASDHAAGKVLGIWVPIMAFVTMGFEHNIANMFFIPAGIWVGAPVTWIQFWINNQLPVTLGNIVGGGLFVGVIYAFCYGNLSWTVLKSRISLRVNDNTVKR, encoded by the coding sequence ATGGCTGTTCTAAAACCGGCGGAAATTTTGGAATCCTGCGGCAATATGGGAGCCATGCGAGCCAGGACGGGGATTCCGAAGACTTTAATGCTTGCTTTTCTGGCCGGGGCATACATCGCTTTTGGCGCTTTGTTAATGGTAACCGTGGTGGCGGGCCTCCCCCAGGAAAGTTTTGGCACCCTAACAAAGTTCATTGGCGGTGCGCTCTTTCCCATCGGTTTGATTATGGTTATACTTGGTGGTGCGGACCTTTTTACCGGGGATGTGATGTACAATACCGTTGGTCTGTTCCAGGGGAAAATGGGCGCCGGTGAACTTTTCAGAAACTGGTTTTTTGCTTATGCAGGGAACTTCCTGGGGGCGATATTTGTGGTTTACCTGGCCATGTCTTCCGGGTTTCTCTCCGCCGAGCCCTGGCTTGGCTGGATCCAGAAAATTGCCGTAACGAAAACCTCTCTTACTTTTGAACAGGCTTTCTGGCGTGGTGTTGGCTGCAACTGGCTGGTTTGCATGGCCTGTTGGCTGGCCATGGCTTCGGATCATGCGGCTGGGAAAGTTTTGGGTATCTGGGTGCCCATCATGGCTTTTGTCACCATGGGGTTCGAACACAACATTGCCAACATGTTTTTCATCCCTGCCGGGATCTGGGTCGGCGCACCAGTAACCTGGATCCAGTTCTGGATCAACAATCAGTTGCCCGTTACCCTTGGCAATATCGTGGGCGGCGGGCTTTTTGTGGGGGTGATTTACGCTTTTTGTTATGGCAACCTTTCCTGGACGGTTCTTAAAAGTCGCATTTCCCTCAGAGTCAACGATAACACTGTAAAAAGATAA